In Indicator indicator isolate 239-I01 chromosome 28, UM_Iind_1.1, whole genome shotgun sequence, one DNA window encodes the following:
- the ARRDC1 gene encoding arrestin domain-containing protein 1 produces MGKVQLFEIRLGESRVVYSPGEPLAGTVTVRLSGSLQYRAIKVSCVGSGGVSNKINDTAWTVEEQYFNSTLSLADKGVLTAGEHNFPFQFLLPASAPTSFEGPFGKVLHQVKAVIDTPRFSKDYKCNKIFYVLCPLNLNDIPDIEQPNTMSITKKFNYKLVKSGNIILTATSDLKGYIVGQAIQLRTDIENKSGRDTGAVVASLLQKVAYKSKRWIYDLRTIAEVEGSGVKAWKHAEWKEQILVPALPQSILQGCSLIHIDYYIQVSLKSPEVSVTLPIYIGNIAVNRVPLSPSCSIQHIPSAVVPSAPPEEEEAASGYHPMDNVSIPTKSHSQQQPFSYAPGLSFQELRGDSEQTGSPSHPTLCLSTGATVPYYAEGNVVPVPTASSLILPPEYSTWGYPYEAPPSYEQSCSSANSSISNGN; encoded by the exons CCATCAAGGTGAGCTGCGTGGGGTCCGGTGGGGTGTCTAACAAGATCAATGACACAGCGTGGACCGTGGAGGAGCAGTACTTCAACAGCACACTGTCCCTGGCAGACAAAG GGGTCCTGACAGCTGGAGAGCACAACTTTCCCTTCCAGTTCCTGCTGCCAG cctctgctcctaCATCATTTGAAGGCCCATTTGGCAAGGTCCTCCACCAGGTGAAAGCTGTGATAGACACACCTCGCTTCTCCAAGGACTACAAGTGCAACAAGATCTTCTATGTTCTCTGCCCTCTCAACCTGAATGACATCCCTGACATCGAG cagcccaaCACTATGTCAATCACCAAGAAGTTCAACTACAAGCTGGTGAAAAGTGGCAACATTATCCTGACAGCCACCTCGGATCTGAAGGGCTACATCGTGGGGCAAGCGATCCAGCTGCGCACCGACATAGAGAACAAGTCAGGCCGGGACACCGGGGCCGtggtggccagcctgctccag AAAGTGGCTTACAAATCCAAGCGCTGGATTTACGACCTGAGGACCATTGCTGAGGTGGAAGGCTCAGGAGTGAAAGCCTGGAAGCACGCAGAGTGGAAGGAGCAGATCCTCgttccagcactgccccagtcCATTCTGCAGGGCTGTAGCCTCATCCATATTGACTACTACATCCAG gtTTCCCTCAAGTCACCAGAGGTTTCTGTCACTCTGCCCATTTACATTGGTAACATTGCTGTGAACAGGGTCCCCCTGAGCCCATCCTGCTCTATCCAGCACATCCCCTCTGCAGTGGTCCCCAGTGCCCCCccggaggaagaggaggctgcaagTGGCTATCACCCAATGGACAATGTCTCGATCCCCACCAAAAGccactcccagcagcagccattcAGCTACGCCCCAGGACTGAGCTTCCAGGAGCTGAGGGGGGACTCGGAGCAGACAGGCTCCCCAAGCCACCCCACGCTCTGCCTGTCCACAGGAGCCACTGTCCCTTACTACGCAGAGGGGAACGTGGTGCCCGTCCCCAccgccagctccctcatcctgcctccGGAGTACAGCACCTGGGGCTACCCCTACG AGGCACCTCCCTCCTacgagcagagctgcagcagtgccaacTCCAGCATCAGCAATGGCAATTAG